In one window of Phalacrocorax aristotelis chromosome W, bGulAri2.1, whole genome shotgun sequence DNA:
- the KANK3 gene encoding KN motif and ankyrin repeat domain-containing protein 3 isoform X7, producing the protein MAQPAPLNQNLPDLGGPFLYRDQDEGEKSSYSVETPYGFLLDLDFLKYVDDIESGQTLKKVPLPRRAKGARPPPGALRSPSSHASAWTSTESLTSTASEEGRTMLLLSPHSQVPLEPSSKPTPHPVSPPPPVRLLPPPTRRCLLRNPRVEKTLVETSRRLEQEQGRLQDIGGPSCGGPPGAPSQPPPWVPVGTEGQVGWGRASPGSSGRSTPAAGLSSAPLQHVREQMAAALRQLRDLEEQVKTIPLLETQICELKREKAKLLEKLLVESGEALSHPAGSEVVAGGEESPQAGPESEVEPAKGRASKIAELRKLTEKLAVPERGSRAWPGRSPRAAERPCRSVAVGEDRAMTDAVFYYRSQEGGDMLDGRVRECRDAAVWVLESSLGLASEAEQELELLQQTVGHQKEVITLMEGHLREATRELEELRLEVCARRPGGQEDKEVMAKPQMAEALVEAMMVTQSQAPSNPPETAEAGVECCLPTTCVGVSCCPDTRDVAVGPDLATRCEDKGSQTDVESALLVDEETEPGDAPSSPLVQGAGAMGGMCQGSRAPSTAAQETTHSGRDPPPARDGGAAPSPAARALKSIMKKQDGPPRSEAEGSKKSLQFVGVLNGEYESTTSEEEEEEEEEEGDSSSEKASADSSDSEELGNTDTSDEEAREGEHEGASMTLPEPPEVKEKFELSPRMREACLIVKTHLGHPGASKSKEVLASNSLVLQEWFRLSSQKLSVPDTVANHLLAFAEVSPALLAHVVNLADGNGNTALHYSVSHSNFHIVRLLLDTGVCNVDHQNKAGYTALMLAALAAVEQEDDMNVVRRLFSMGNVNAKASQAGQTALMLAVSHGRQEMVEALLACGADVNLQDEEGSTALMCACEHGRVETVKLLLAQPTCNISIVDSDGNNAVTIALEAGHSNIAVLLYAHLNGTKAQMPQGTSPTARKSPGSPKKPN; encoded by the exons ATGGCTCAGCCTGCACCCCTGAACCAGAACCTCCCAG ATCTCGGGGGCCCATTCTTGTACCGGGACCAGGACGAGGGGGAGAAGAGCTCGTATTCAGTGGAAACCCCCTACGGCTTCCTCCTGGACCTGGATTTCCTGAAATACGTGGATGACATCGAAAGTGGCCAAACACTCAAGAAAGTGCCACTGCCTCGCAGGGCAAAGGGGGCCCGGCCACCGCCTGGTGCCCtgcgcagccccagcagccatgCCAGTGCCTGGACCTCCACCGAGTCCCTCACTTCCACAGCCAGTGAGGAGGGCAGgaccatgctgctgctgtccccGCACAGCCAGGTACCCCTGGAGCCCTCAAGCAAGCCAACCCCCCACCCTGTCTCACCACCGCCACCAGTGCGGCTGCTCCCACCTCCCACCCGCAGGTGCCTCCTGCGAAACCCACGGGTGGAGAAGACCTTGGTGGAGACaagcaggaggctggagcaggagcagggccgTTTGCAGGATATCGGTGGTCCCTCTTGCGGTGGCCCGCCAGGTGCCCCGAGTCAGCCGCCCCCCTGGGTGCCAGTGGGCACCGAGGGCCAGGTGGGCTGGGGCCGCGCGAGCCCCGGCAGCTCAGGGCGCAGCacgccggcggcggggctcagctctgccccacTGCAGCACGTACGGGAGCAGATGGCCGCAGCCCTGCGGCAGCTCCGGGACCTGGAGGAGCAGGTGAAAACCATCCCCCTCCTGGAGACCCAGATCTGCGAGCTGAAGCGGGAGAAGGCAAAGCTGTTGGAGAAGCTGTTGGTGGAGTCCGGCGAGGCTCTCAGCCACCCCGCTGGCTCTGAGGTGGTGGCAGGGGGCGAGGAGTCACCCCAAGCGGGGCCAGAGAGTGAAGTGGAGCCAGCAAAGGGGCGAGCGAGCAAGATCGCAGAGCTGAGGAAGCTGACGGAGAAGCTGGCTGTGCCTGAGCGGGGCAGCAGGGCTTGGCCGGGCAGGAGCCCCAGGGCTGCCGAGAGACCATGCCGCTCCGTGGCAGTGGGTGAGGACCGAGCCATGACAGATGCTGTCTTCTACTACCGGTCGCAGGAGGGTGGTGATATGCTGGATGGCAGGGTGAGGGAGTGCAGGGACGCGGCTGTCTGGGTGCTGGAGTCCTCACTGGGTCTGGCCAgtgaggcagagcaggagctggagctgctgcagcagacagTGGGGCACCAGAAGGAGGTTATCACCCTGATGGAGGGGCACCTGCGGGAGGCCACGCgagagctggaggagctgcgGCTGGAGGTGTGTGCCCGCCGGCCTGGTGGGCAGGAGGACAAGGAAGTGATGGCCAAGCCACAGATGGCCGAGGCGCTGGTGGAGGCGATGATGGTGACACAGAGCCAGGCACCCAGCAACCCCCCGGAGACGGCAGAGGCAGGCGTGGAGTGCTGCCTGCCGACCACCTGCGTCGGGGTGAGCTGCTGCCCTGACACGCGGGACGTGGCGGTTGGCCCTGATTTGGCCACCAGGTGCGAAGACAAGGGCAGCCAGACCGACGTGGAGAGCGCTCTCCTGGTGGATGAGGAGACAGAGCCTGGCGATGCCCCGAGCAGCCCCTTGGTTCAGGGTGCAGGAGCAATGGGGGGAATGTGCCAGGGCAGCCGagcacccagcacagctgcacaaGAGACAACGCACAGCGGCCGGGACCCACCCCCGGCACGGGATGGCGGAGCTGCCCCGAGCCCTGCGGCCA GAGCCCTGAAGTCCATCATGAAAAAGCAGGATGGTCCCCCCCGGAGCGAGGCCGAGGGCAGCAAGAAGAGCCTGCAGTTTGTGGGCGTGCTGAACGGGGA GTACGAGAGCACGACtagcgaggaggaggaggaggaggaggaggaagaaggcgATAGCTCCTCAGAGAAGGCTTCAGCCGACAGCTCTGACAGCGAGGAGCTGGGGAACACTGACACATCAGATGAGGAGGCCAGGGAAGGCGAGCACGAAGGGGCCAGCATGACCCTGCCAGAGCCCCCTGAGGTGAAGGAGAA GTTTGAGCTGAGCCCCAGGATGCGGGAGGCCTGCCTCATCGTCAAGACCCACCTGGGCCACCCTGGTGCCAGCAAGAGCAAAGAGGTG CTCGCCAGCAACAGCCTGGTCCTGCAGGAGTGGTTCCGTCTGTCCAGCCAGAAGTTGTCTGTCCCCGACACAGTCGCCAACCACCTCCTGGCCTTTGCTGAGGTCTCACCGGCTCTCCTGGCCCACGTGGTGAACCTGGCAGATGGGAACGGCAACACGGCCCTGCACTACAGTGTCTCCCACTCCAACTTCCACATTGTGCGGCTGCTGCTGGACACGG GAGTCTGTAACGTGGATCACCAGAACAAAGCCGGCTACACAGCTCTCATGCTGGCAGCGCTGGCAGCTGTGGAGCAGGAAGACGACATGAATGTGGTCCGGAGGCTCTTCAGCATGGGCAATGTCAATGCCAAGGCCAGCCAG GCTGGCCAGACAGCACTGATGCTGGCCGTCAGCCATGGCCGGCAGGAGATGGTGGAAGCCCTGCTTGCCTGTGGAGCCGACGTGAACCTGCAGGACGAGGAGGGCTCAACTGCGCTGATGTGTGCCTGCGAGCACGGCCGCGTGGAGACAgtgaagctgctgctggctcagcCCACCTGCAACATCTCCATCGTGGACAGC GATGGTAACAATGCCGTCACCATCGCGCTGGAGGCCGGCCACAGCAACATCGCTGTGCTCCTCTACGCCCACCTCAATGGCACAAAGGCGCAGATGCCT CAGGGAACATCACCAACAGCCAGGAAGAGCCCTGGGAGCCCAAAGAAACCAAATTAG